Proteins from a single region of Xiphophorus maculatus strain JP 163 A chromosome 22, X_maculatus-5.0-male, whole genome shotgun sequence:
- the inpp5f gene encoding phosphatidylinositide phosphatase SAC2 produces MELFQAKDYYILQSGDQALWCSRKDGSMAVRPATDLLLAWNPVCMGLVEGVIGKIQLHTDLPLGLVLIRQKALVGQLPGDHKVYKITKIAVIPLSDEEPQELELELCKKHHFGIDKTEKPTQSPDESKLMKTLSQIKSNVSVPIKKKYSPALQVKENKEKERLERRLLDELYKIFMDSDSFYYSMTYDLTNSVQRQGDSDKSNLPLWKQVDDRFFWNKHMIQDLINLQVPEVDLWVIPIIQGFVQVEELVVNYNETSDEERSSPETPPKEIICVDDIHPRFTVALISRRSRHRAGMRYKRRGVDTDGHVANYVETEQLIHVHSHTLSFVQTRGSVPVFWSQAGYRYNPRPRIEKGENETMPYFAAHFEKQLELYTKQVIINLVDQNGREKIIGDAYLKQVLLYNNPNLTYVSFDFHEHCRGMKFENVQILTDAISDIITDMKWAWVDQAGVICKQDGIFRVNCMDCLDRTNVVQAAIARVVMEHQLKKLGVMPPEQPLPLKCYRIYQVMWANNGDTISKQYAGTAALKGDFTRTGERKLAGVMKDGVNSANRYYLNRFRDAYRQAVIDLMMGLPVTEDLYSIFSKEKEHEEKEKESQRGAQEQVGLLLQTYMQLLLPDDETFHGGWALMNCDMSLIDATNKDVDVLLLLSDKAYYIAYYDDEADKVNQYQRLDLEGLEKIEIGPEPTLFGKPKFCCMRLHYRSQETSGYFHTLRAATRNPEDDGKDTLQCIAEMLRITKQASGLDLLVVEKKLERRQSKPHEDIMGIQNKPAGQAAGSSGLAQGKSFLLNKFSSLNQKVKQTKTNVNIGPFKPLGKLGNFSKPDVTVNFLKPTMHVNLWKSDSSLETSNGNPVAATLGVRGDERYENDSDSDSYNSEPEHPCSGSFDKVDYVLPSCGIVASNPRLGSRSQSIGSGELNIPSVIHVTGCQDDVSDINDKSPGAASLAEEALLIDFGTPIDAYCQQFVQDAQTKPVEVFGELPASRVAPLPQKKKTPADSEQSNLQTQNQDAQLPRPSQLDVQTSTSGSNLLSVQRPSSAASGGSQKSLGSLMEGSLGPSPADSNGSRVVSPFAKIRSSMVQVASLTQAGLTQGLNYAVAKVQKSPDPDAVSDAQESDLKAMFTQCQTRIIQI; encoded by the exons ATGGAGCTGTTTCAGGCTAAAGACTATTACATTCTTCAGAGCGGGGACCAGGCGCTGTGGTGCAGCAGGAAGGACGGTAGCATGGCTGTCAGACCTG CCACAGACCTGCTGCTGGCCTGGAACCCGGTCTGCATGGGCCTGGTGGAGGGAGTCATCGGAAAGATACAGCTGCACACTG ACCTTCCTCTCGGTCTCGTATTAATCCGCCAGAAAGCGCTGGTGGGTCAGTTACCGGGCGACCACAAGGTTTACAAGATCACCAAAATCGCCGTCATCCCCCTTTCTGATGAGGAGCCTcaggagctggagctggag CTTTGCAAGAAGCATCATTTTGGAATCGACAAAACTGAGAAACCGACCCAGTCTCCAGATGAATCAAAGTTGATGAAAACTCTGAGTCAGATCAAATCCAACGTGTCTGTTCCCATCAAGAAGAAG TATTCCCCTGCGTTACAGGttaaggaaaacaaagagaaggAGCGCCTGGAGCGGCGGCTGTTAGACGAGCTCTACAAAATATTCATGGACTCAGACTCCTTCTACTACAGCATGACCTACGACCTGACCAACAGCGTGCAGCGGCAGGGAGACTCGGATAAGTCCAACTTGCCTCTGTGGAAACAG gtGGACGACCGTTTCTTCTGGAACAAACACATGATCCAGGATCTTATCAATCTTCAG GTCCCAGAGGTTGACTTGTGGGTTATTCCGATCATCCAAGGCTTCGTCCAGGTGGAGGAGCTGGTGGTGAACTACAACGAGACATCAGACGAAGAGCGCAGCAGCCCAGAGACTCCACCCAAGGAGATTATCTGCGTCGATGACATTCACCCTCGCTTCACCGTGGCGCTGATCTCCAGACGAAGTCGCCACCGCGCAG GGATGCGGTACAAGCGCAGAGGTGTGGACACAGACGGCCATGTGGCGAACTACGTGGAGACGGAACAGCTGATCCACGTCCACAGCCACACGCTGTCCTTCGTCCAGACCCGGGGGTCGGTACCCGTCTTCTGGAGCCAGGCTGGGTATCGCTACAACCCCCGGCCACGCATCGAGAAAG gGGAGAATGAGACGATGCCTTACTTTGCTGCTCACTTTGAGAAGCAGCTTGAGCTTTACACAAAGCAG GTGATAATTAACTTGGTGGATCAGAATGGGCGGGAGAAGATAATCGGGGATGCGTATCTGAAGCAGGTCCTGCTGTACAACAACCCAAACCTCACTTACGTTTCCTTTGACTTCCACGAGCACTG TCGTGGAATGAAGTTCGAAAACGTGCAGATACTGACAGATGCCATTTCTGACATCATCACTGACATGAAGTGGGCATG GGTGGACCAAGCTGGCGTCATCTGCAAGCAGGACGGGATCTTCCGGGTCAACTGTATGGACTGTCTCGACCGGACCAACGTGGTTCAAGCTGCCATTGCTCGAGTTGTGATGGAGCACCAG CTGAAGAAGCTGGGTGTGATGCCTCCGGAGCAGCCGCTGCCTCTGAAATGCTACCGGATTTATCAGGTCATGTGGGCCAACAACGGCGACACCATCAGCAAGCAGTACGCAGGAACAGCCGCCCTCAAG GGAGACTTCACGAGGACGGGGGAGAGGAAGCTGGCCGGCGTGATGAAGGACGGCGTGAACTCTGCCAACCGCTACTATCTCAACCGCTTCAGAGACGCTTACAGACAAGCAGTCATCG ATCTGATGATGGGTTTGCCCGTGACGGAGGACCTTTACTCCATCTTCAGTAAGGAGAAGGAGCacgaggagaaggagaaggagagcCAAAGAGGAGCGCAGGAGCAGGTGGGCCTGCTGCTGCAGACCTacatgcagctgctgctgccggaCGACGAGACGTTTCACGGAGGCTGGGCGCTCATGAACTGCGACATGAG cctCATTGATGCAACCAACAAAGACGTGGATGTTCTGCTGCTCCTGTCAGATAAAGCCTACTACATCGCTTA ctaCGACGACGAGGCGGATAAAGTCAACCAGTACCAGCGTCTCGACTTGGAGGGTTTGGAAAAAATTGAAATCG GTCCGGAGCCCACTCTGTTCGGGAAGCCGAAGTTCTGCTGCATGCGTTTGCACTATAGGAGTCAAGAAACCAGTGGCTACTTCCACACTCTGAGGGCGGCGACGCGCAATCCGGAGGACGACGGGAAAG ATACGCTGCAGTGCATCGCTGAGATGCTCCGCATAACGAAGCAAGCCTCCGGGCTGGACCTGCTCGTCGTCGAGAAGAAGCTGGAGAG GCGCCAGAGTAAACCTCATGAGGACATCATGGGGATCCAGAACAAGCCTGCAGGTCAGGCAGCGGGCAGCTCTGGACTCGCTCAGGGGAAAAGCTTCCTCCTCAACAAGTTCTCCTCCCTCAACCAGAAGGTGAAGCAGACCAAGACCAACGTCAACATCGGCCCCTTCAAGCCGCTCGGCAAGCTGGGGAACTTCTCCAAACCCGACGTGACGGTTAACTTCCTCAAGCCCACCATGCACGTCAACCTGTGGAAGTCGGACAGCAGCCTGGAGACGTCGAACGGAAACCCCGTTGCCGCCACTCTCGGCGTCCGGGGTGACGAGCGCTACGAAAACGACTCGGACTCCGACTCGTACAATTCCGAACCCGAGCACCCGTGCTCCGGCTCCTTCGACAAGGTAGACTACGTCCTGCCTAGCTGTGGCATCGTGGCATCGAACCCGCGACTAGGCAGCCGCTCGCAGTCCATCGGCAGCGGCGAACTCAACATTCCGTCTGTGATCCACGTCACCGGCTGCCAAGATGACGTCTCTGACATCAACGACAAGTCGCCCGGCGCCGCGTCGCTGGCGGAAGAAGCGCTGCTGATCGACTTCGGGACACCCATCGACGCCTACTGCCAGCAGTTCGTTCAGGACGCCCAGACCAAACCAGTGGAGGTGTTTGGTGAGCTGCCGGCGTCCAGGGTCGCGCCGCTGccgcagaagaagaaaaccccCGCAGACTCTGAGCAATCCAACCTGCAGACCCAGAACCAGGACGCCCAGCTGCCCCGACCGTCCCAGCTGGACGTCCAGACCTCTACCTCCGGTTCCAACCTGCTGTCCGTCCAGCGGCCCAGCTCGGCGGCGTCTGGCGGCTCCCAGAAGAGCCTCGGCTCCCTGATGGAGGGCAGCCTCGGACCGTCGCCCGCCGACAGCAACGGCAGCCGCGTCGTGTCGCCGTTCGCTAAGATCCGCAGCTCCATGGTGCAGGTGGCCAGCCTGACGCAGGCGGGGCTCACGCAGGGCCTCAACTACGCCGTGGCGAAGGTCCAGAAAAGCCCCGACCCGGACGCTGTGAGCGACGCTCAGGAGAGCGATCTGAAGGCAATGTTCACACAGTGCCAGACGAGGATCATCCAGATCTAA
- the bag3 gene encoding BAG family molecular chaperone regulator 3, whose amino-acid sequence MSQYSAACNMNAVKTQSPMPAAMATNDSEPLPLGWEVKIDPHTGWPFFVDHNNRTTTWNDPRHDTRKIREVSANGPSASAELIPVEPLKTFVREMKHPILRPGYIPIPVYHDGADVRQQQHPCYSYIQPVAAQSVRTEGPTAPQTSGLHHRPKSPLLGHSDAECGKTGSPVSPTSEINMAAHHQPARPSSSGLQPGYIPIPVIHEGGGGQTTPHMNPSVYAQRVPYAEHQPPFHHRLQTEDWPSYPAAAQPPRERASPTAFPQHRDATSAHLPPHVRSHSPVKIQVMGERPQAPPRVLSREMPQRTEQEHQIVQQKPESPLLPQMLHTEADVPKSPQPQPLQQPQTHHEASPQAQKQEPPPHHMSDITVQIPPEPEAQEAPADVPAAQTEADPTVKCPVHPGLAKVQQILERVAKLEQDVKSFSGKKNDKKYLLLEELLTKELLALDSVDPEGRVDVRQARRDGVRRVQTILEELEQLEEHSASEAALDRDSLTQKGEPSMITDSLEMAKERL is encoded by the exons ATGTCTCAATACTCGGCCGCCTGCAACATGAACGCCGTGAAGACGCAGTCACCGATGCCCGCCGCGATGGCGACCAACGACAGCGAGCCTCTGCCGCTGGGCTGGGAGGTGAAGATCGACCCGCACACCGGCTGGCCCTTCTTCGTGGACCACAACAACCGGACCACCACCTGGAATGACCCGAGACACGACACCAGAAAG aTTCGAGAAGTGTCAGCAAACGGGCCCAGCGCATCAGCAGAACTGATCCCTGTGGAGCCTCTGAAGACGTTTGTGAGAGAGATGAAGCATCCCATTCTCCGGCCGGGTTACATTCCCATCCCGGTCTACCATGACGGAGCAGAtgtgaggcagcagcagcatccgTGTTACTCCTACATCCAGCCGGTTGCTGCCCAGAGCGTCCGGACCGAGGGTCCCACGGCGCCGCAGACGTCAGGGCTCCACCACAGACCCAAATCGCCGCTGCTTGGACACTCTGACGCTGAGTGTGGGAAGACCGGTTCACCGGTTTCACCAACATCAGAG atcaACATGGCCGCCCATCACCAGCCAGCGCGGCCCAGCAGCTCCGGTCTCCAGCCCGGTTACATCCCCATCCCAGTGATCCACGAGGGCGGAGGGGGCCAAACGACGCCTCACATGAACCCGTCGGTTTACGCCCAGCGCGTTCCCTACGCCGAGCATCAGCCGCCGTTCCATCATCGCCTTCAGACGGAGGACTGGCCCAGCTACCCCGCCGCGGCGCAGCCTCCCAGAGAAAGGGCTTCCCCGACCGCTTTCCCCCAACATCGCGACGCCACGTCTGCTCACCTGCCGCCTCACGTCAGGAGCCACTCACCTGTTAAGATACAGGTGATGGGGGAAAGGCCGCAG GCTCCACCGCGTGTCCTGTCAAGAGAAATGCCCCAGAGGACGGAGCAGGAGCATCAAATCGTGCAGCAGAAACCCGAGAGCCCGCTGCTTCCCCAAATGCTGCACACAGAAGCAGACGTCCCCAAGTCGCCGCAACCACAGCCGCTCCAGCAACCTCAAACGCATCATGAAGCGTCTCCGCAGGCTCAGAAGCAGGAGCCGCCACCACACCACATGTCCGACATCACAGTTCAGATACCTCCGGAACCAGAAGCCCAGGAGGCACCGGCCGACGTCCCGGCTGCGCAGACTGAGGCAGACCCGACGGTCAAGTGCCCGGTACACCCAGGGCTGGCTAAAGTGCAGCAAATCCTGGAAAGAGTCGCCAAGTTGGAGCAGGATGTGAAAAGCTTCAGcggaaagaaaaatgataagaaATACTTGCTACTGGAGGAGCTCTTGACCAAAGAGCTGCTGGCGCTAGACTCTGTTGACCCTGAAGGCCGTGTGGATGTACGGCAGGCGAGGCGGGACGGCGTCCGGCGCGTGCAGACCATACTGGAAGAACTAGAGCAACTGGAGGAGCATTCTGCCAGTGAGGCTGCACTGGATAGAGACAGTCTGACCCAGAAAGGAGAGCCCAGCATGATCACTGACAGCCTGGAGATGGCGAAGGAGAGATTATGA